Proteins encoded within one genomic window of Calonectris borealis chromosome 1, bCalBor7.hap1.2, whole genome shotgun sequence:
- the SLC35B4 gene encoding nucleotide sugar transporter SLC35B4 isoform X3: MHPAVAVGLVFGGCCSNVVFLELLVRNYLIMVAMFFTVSVVNNCALSLHISMPLHMIFRSGSLIANMALGIIILKKRYSVYKYTSIALVSLGIFTCTVMSAKQVASDSSLNEEDGLQVFFWWLLGIAALTFALLMSARMGIFQETLYKQFGKHSKEALFYNHALLLPGFLLFAPNIYDHAVLFSQSELFQVPVIGLTLPIMWFYLLMNVITQYVCVRGVFILTTECTSLTVTLVVTLRKFVSLIFSILYFHNPFTAWHWLGTAFVFVGTVMYTEVWNSLGPFLARWRKRPKED; encoded by the exons ATGCACCCGGCCGTGGCGGTGGGGCTGGTGTTCGGCGGCTGCTGCAGCAACGTGGTGTTCTTGGAGCTGCTGGTCAG GAACTATTTAATCATGGTGGCCATGTTCTTCACTGTCAGTGTGGTGAATAACTGTGCCCTGAGCTTACATATCTCCATGCCACTGCACATGATCTTCAGATCA GGTTCTCTCATAGCAAACATGGCTCTAGGAATCATCATTTTGAAGAAAAG ATACAGCGTATATAAATACACGTCCATAGCCctggtgtccctggggatcttTACCTGCACTGTCATGTCTGCAAAGCAAGTG GCATCTGACTCCAGCTTAAACGAAGAGGATGGACTCCAGGTTTTCTTCTGGTGGCTGCTAG GTATTGCCGCACTCACCTTCGCCCTCCTCATGTCTGCCAGGATGGGGATTTTCCAGGAGACGCTGTACAAGCAGTTTGGGAAGCACTCCAAAGAGGCCCTTTTTTACAAT CATGCGTTACTGCTCCCTGGCTTTCTCCTCTTTGCCCCAAACATCTACGACCATGCAGTCCTCTTCAGCCAGTCCG AGCTGTTCCAGGTCCCAGTGATCGGGCTGACCCTCCCAATCATGTGGTTCTACCTCCTCATGAACGTCATCACTCA ATACGTCTGCGTCCGAGGCGTCTTCATCCTCACCACGGAGTGCACCTCCCTCACCGTCACGCTGGTGGTGACGCTGCGCAAGTTCGTCAGCCTCATCTTCTCCATCCTCTACTTTCACAACCCCTTCACGGCCTGGCACTGGCTGGGCACCGCCTTCGTCTTCGTGGGGACTGTCATGTACACGGAGGTGTGGAACAGCCTGGGGCCCTTCCTGGCCCGCTGGAGGAAGAGGCCGAAGGAGGATTAG
- the SLC35B4 gene encoding nucleotide sugar transporter SLC35B4 isoform X1: MHPAVAVGLVFGGCCSNVVFLELLVRPFPGCGNIVTFSQFLFIAVEGFIFEANFGRKRPAIPIRNYLIMVAMFFTVSVVNNCALSLHISMPLHMIFRSGSLIANMALGIIILKKRYSVYKYTSIALVSLGIFTCTVMSAKQVASDSSLNEEDGLQVFFWWLLGIAALTFALLMSARMGIFQETLYKQFGKHSKEALFYNHALLLPGFLLFAPNIYDHAVLFSQSELFQVPVIGLTLPIMWFYLLMNVITQYVCVRGVFILTTECTSLTVTLVVTLRKFVSLIFSILYFHNPFTAWHWLGTAFVFVGTVMYTEVWNSLGPFLARWRKRPKED, encoded by the exons ATGCACCCGGCCGTGGCGGTGGGGCTGGTGTTCGGCGGCTGCTGCAGCAACGTGGTGTTCTTGGAGCTGCTGGTCAG GCCGTTTCCAGGATGTGGGAACATAGTGACATTTTCCCAGTTCCTATTTATTGCGGTGGAAGGCTTTATCTTCGAGGCCAACTTTGGGAGGAAGAGGCCGGCCATACCAATAAG GAACTATTTAATCATGGTGGCCATGTTCTTCACTGTCAGTGTGGTGAATAACTGTGCCCTGAGCTTACATATCTCCATGCCACTGCACATGATCTTCAGATCA GGTTCTCTCATAGCAAACATGGCTCTAGGAATCATCATTTTGAAGAAAAG ATACAGCGTATATAAATACACGTCCATAGCCctggtgtccctggggatcttTACCTGCACTGTCATGTCTGCAAAGCAAGTG GCATCTGACTCCAGCTTAAACGAAGAGGATGGACTCCAGGTTTTCTTCTGGTGGCTGCTAG GTATTGCCGCACTCACCTTCGCCCTCCTCATGTCTGCCAGGATGGGGATTTTCCAGGAGACGCTGTACAAGCAGTTTGGGAAGCACTCCAAAGAGGCCCTTTTTTACAAT CATGCGTTACTGCTCCCTGGCTTTCTCCTCTTTGCCCCAAACATCTACGACCATGCAGTCCTCTTCAGCCAGTCCG AGCTGTTCCAGGTCCCAGTGATCGGGCTGACCCTCCCAATCATGTGGTTCTACCTCCTCATGAACGTCATCACTCA ATACGTCTGCGTCCGAGGCGTCTTCATCCTCACCACGGAGTGCACCTCCCTCACCGTCACGCTGGTGGTGACGCTGCGCAAGTTCGTCAGCCTCATCTTCTCCATCCTCTACTTTCACAACCCCTTCACGGCCTGGCACTGGCTGGGCACCGCCTTCGTCTTCGTGGGGACTGTCATGTACACGGAGGTGTGGAACAGCCTGGGGCCCTTCCTGGCCCGCTGGAGGAAGAGGCCGAAGGAGGATTAG
- the SLC35B4 gene encoding nucleotide sugar transporter SLC35B4 isoform X2: MHPAVAVGLVFGGCCSNVVFLELLVRPFPGCGNIVTFSQFLFIAVEGFIFEANFGRKRPAIPIRNYLIMVAMFFTVSVVNNCALSLHISMPLHMIFRSGSLIANMALGIIILKKRYCRTHLRPPHVCQDGDFPGDAVQAVWEALQRGPFLQSCVTAPWLSPLCPKHLRPCSPLQPVRAVPGPSDRADPPNHVVLPPHERHHSIRLRPRRLHPHHGVHLPHRHAGGDAAQVRQPHLLHPLLSQPLHGLALAGHRLRLRGDCHVHGGVEQPGALPGPLEEEAEGGLAAGDSLQGPFYCFIEQSMRESPRGGLFL; the protein is encoded by the exons ATGCACCCGGCCGTGGCGGTGGGGCTGGTGTTCGGCGGCTGCTGCAGCAACGTGGTGTTCTTGGAGCTGCTGGTCAG GCCGTTTCCAGGATGTGGGAACATAGTGACATTTTCCCAGTTCCTATTTATTGCGGTGGAAGGCTTTATCTTCGAGGCCAACTTTGGGAGGAAGAGGCCGGCCATACCAATAAG GAACTATTTAATCATGGTGGCCATGTTCTTCACTGTCAGTGTGGTGAATAACTGTGCCCTGAGCTTACATATCTCCATGCCACTGCACATGATCTTCAGATCA GGTTCTCTCATAGCAAACATGGCTCTAGGAATCATCATTTTGAAGAAAAG GTATTGCCGCACTCACCTTCGCCCTCCTCATGTCTGCCAGGATGGGGATTTTCCAGGAGACGCTGTACAAGCAGTTTGGGAAGCACTCCAAAGAGGCCCTTTTTTACAAT CATGCGTTACTGCTCCCTGGCTTTCTCCTCTTTGCCCCAAACATCTACGACCATGCAGTCCTCTTCAGCCAGTCCG AGCTGTTCCAGGTCCCAGTGATCGGGCTGACCCTCCCAATCATGTGGTTCTACCTCCTCATGAACGTCATCACTCA ATACGTCTGCGTCCGAGGCGTCTTCATCCTCACCACGGAGTGCACCTCCCTCACCGTCACGCTGGTGGTGACGCTGCGCAAGTTCGTCAGCCTCATCTTCTCCATCCTCTACTTTCACAACCCCTTCACGGCCTGGCACTGGCTGGGCACCGCCTTCGTCTTCGTGGGGACTGTCATGTACACGGAGGTGTGGAACAGCCTGGGGCCCTTCCTGGCCCGCTGGAGGAAGAGGCCGAAGGAGGATTAGCAGCCGGGGACTCTCTGCAGGgacctttttattgttttatagaGCAGAGCATGAGGGAATCCCCCAGAGGGGGGTTGTTTTTATAA